A genomic segment from Aspergillus puulaauensis MK2 DNA, chromosome 1, nearly complete sequence encodes:
- a CDS encoding TIGR04076 family protein (COG:S;~EggNog:ENOG410PPUT;~InterPro:IPR023811), giving the protein MADSFQLYDLRVEVICPVGKRILCGAKQGDYFTLKGEMMHLPEGQGISIYSLASVLPLLACKQRMTHEHDWMTTDSIIACPDPNCPSQLRITRTGITEFRHSETTAVPLTT; this is encoded by the exons ATGGCTGACTCCTTCCAACTGTACGACCTGCGCGTCGAGGTGATCTGCCCCGTGGGGAAGCGCATCCTGTGCGGTGCAAAGCAGGGCGACTACTTCACCCTCAAGGGCGAAATGATGCATCTCCCGGAGGGCCAGGGAATCAGTATATACAGCCTGG CATCGGTCCTCCCTCTTCTGGCTTGCAAGCAGCGTATGACCCATGAGCATGACTGGATGACCACCGATTCGATCATTGCGTGCCCTGATCCAAACTGTCCGTCGCAGTTGAGGATTACCAGGACGGGGATCACCGAGTTCAGGCACTCGGAGACTACGGCGGTGCCTCTAACGACCTGA
- a CDS encoding uncharacterized protein (COG:S;~EggNog:ENOG410PJRK;~TransMembrane:7 (o6-28i40-63o97-118i130-152o180-203i215-241o247-268i)), translating into MAQFEVEAFTLLAIAVVAIAIRVAARWTTAGPSNFQLDDYLMPLAGVVYGLETGAAFCVGAWWQGLANNSMTDEQRAALDPSSQEYALRVGGSKTQVLGWSLYTTLLWLLKACMAIFYSRLTAGLINMNIRVKIAYVLIGVTYIAVICSILFGCHPMKKNWQIYPDPGNYCQPAVSKIDVYVTVTLNVATDMYLITIPTPILFKARLPLREKLELLILFSGGTFVMAAGILRCVLILTAGANGASQAGSWACRETFVAVIIGNAPMIYPYMRRAAKSAGIYMTSTRSRSGRSRSGRSQSYPLSDGEEMKWKSPGVSQASKKRRFRHPLSLPDSQWRDETRTGDEACMLDMHPLPRQVSVEGFEFPPRREGSSAGAVVTSGNGGSGSGSGSGSLDEELVAEIGGIKVVQETIIERG; encoded by the exons ATGGCCCAGTTTGAAGTCGAAGCGTTTACTCTGCTGGCCATCGCGGTTGTGGCCATTGCCATTCGTGTCGCTGCACGATGGACCACCGCGGGGCCCAGCAACTTCCAGCTCGACGATTATCTCATGCCATTGGCTGGG GTGGTGTACGGCCTTGAAACAGGCGCTGCTTTCTGCGTCGGAGCCTGGTGGCAGGGCCTCGCCAACAACTCCATGACAGACGAGCAGCGCGCCGCTCTCGACCCTTCGTCACAAGAGTATGCCCTGCGTGTTGGCGGGTCCAAGACGCAGGTCCTCGGGTGGTCGCTGTATACGACCCTGTTGTGGCTGCTGAAGGCCTGCATGGCTATCTTCTACTCGCGGCTTAC AGCCGGATTAATCAACATGAATATCCGCGTCAAGATCGCATACGTCCTCATCGGGGTGACCTACATCGCCGTCATCTgctccatcctcttcggctGCCACCCGATGAAAAAGAACTGGCAGATCTACCCTGACCCTGGCAATTATTGCCAGCCTGCAGTGTCCAAGATTGATGTCTATGTTACGGTGACTTTGAATGTCGCCACGGACATGTATCTCATAACCATTCCTACTCCA ATCCTATTTAAAGCACGCCTCCCCCTCCGCGAGAAACTCGAACTCCTGATCCTCTTCTCCGGGGGAACATTTGTCATGGCCGCTGGAATCCTGCGCTGCGTGTTAATCCTTACT GCCGGTGCAAACGGCGCCTCCCAAGCCGGCAGCTGGGCGTGTCGCGAGACCTTCGTGGCCGTGATAATCGGCAACGCACCCATGATCTACCCGTACATGCGGCGCGCCGCAAAGTCCGCGGGTATATACATGACGTCGACTCGGTCGCGGTCAGGGCGTTCCCGCTCAGGACGCAGCCAGAGCTACCCGCTCTCAGACGGGGAGGAAATGAAGTGGAAAAGCCCCGGTGTCTCGcaggcgtcgaagaagaggaggttcCGACACCCGCTGTCGTTGCCGGACAGTCAGTGGAGGGATGAGACAAGGACGGGCGATGAGGCTTGTATGCTGGATATGCATCCGCTGCCGAGGCAGGTGAGTGTTGAGGGGTTTGAGTTTCCGCCTAGGAGGGAGGGATCGagtgctggggctgttgtTACGAGTGGGAatggtggcagtggcagtggcagtgggagtgggagtttGGATGAGGAGTTGGTCGCGGAGATTGGAGGGATTAAGGTTGTGCAGGAGACTATAATTGAGAGGGGgtga
- a CDS encoding flavin-binding monooxygenase-like protein (COG:S;~EggNog:ENOG410PJV2;~InterPro:IPR036188;~PFAM:PF07992,PF13738,PF13450): MESLDLLVIGAGWSGLAALKTYREVHPSASVCLLEGASSVGGVWATHRLWDGLKSNNMRGTYEYSDFPMDDSYGVKHGEHIPGHVVQRYLERYAQHFGIVENIRLQCRVSVVEHHDDTTWTVTYVDSTADGDVEVQVHARKLILATGITSQPYLAHIPGQETFDRPLFHTVDMPIHHKSTVQQAQNRIAVLGATKSAWDAVYTAASAGAQVDWIIRDNGHGPCWMAPPYVTPLHRWLEKLVTTRLLTWFSPCIWSDPIAEQPGSRVRRFLHGTWLGRKITDTFWTILGNDVVSLNKFNSHPELAKLKPWISPFWVASGLSILNYPTNFFDLVTQGHVRIHVDHIDHLSQGTIHLSNTPDPLSNISALIVASGWEPTPSITFLPASLPSLLGFPNAPDPLPQPLISAADTEILRRFPRLAKRPTHASPSKYSPLAPDAQTETQSLHPYRLTRFMVPASPLAAERSVAFAGIAMTINTPLLAQTQALWIAAFFSDRLSLQGITTERCPVELARSYCREGGVKSSGKGVDVDVSEQGTNTDADILYETALHTQFGVHRYPGGLGRRNPDFVFDAIPYVDVLLKDLGIEGARKSDRGWKRCVEPYGVEDYVGLVGEWRGRDEKIVA; this comes from the exons ATGGAGAGCCTCGACCTGCTCGTCATCGGCGCTG GCTGGAGCGGCCTTGCTGCCCTCAAGACATACCGCGAAGTCCACCCTTCTGCCTCAGTATGTCTGCTCGAGGGCGCATCCTCAGTCGGTGGCGTCTGGGCCACGCACCGACTGTGGGACGGACTCAAGTCCAACAACATGCGCGGCACGTACGAGTACTCGGACTTCCCCATGGACGACTCCTACGGCGTCAAGCACGGCGAGCACATCCCGGGCCACGTCGTCCAGCGGTATCTTGAGCGATACGCGCAGCACTTTGGCATCGTGGAGAATATCCGGCTGCAGTGCCGGGTCTCAGTCGTGGAGCATCACGACGACACTACCTGGACAGTGACCTACGTCGATTCCACCGCAGACGGCGATGTTGAGGTCCAGGTGCACGCGCGCAAGCTCATCCTGGCCACGGGCATCACGTCGCAGCCCTATCTGGCGCACATCCCAGGGCAGGAAACATTCGACCGGCCGCTCTTCCACACGGTCGACATGCCCATCCACCACAAGTCGACCGTCCAGCAGGCCCAGAACCGCATTGCCGTGCTGGGAGCCACCAAGTCCGCCTGGGACGCCGTCTATACAGCTGCATCCGCCGGCGCCCAGGTCGACTGGATCATCCGCGACAACGGCCACGGCCCTTGCTGGATGGCGCCCCCCTATGTGACTCCATTGCACCGCTggctcgagaagctcgtcaCGACGCGCCTCCTGACCTGGTTCAGCCCGTGCATCTGGTCTGATCCCATCGCCGAGCAGCCTGGCTCGCGCGTGCGTCGTTTCCTGCACGGCACCTGGCTGGGACGCAAGATCACCGACACCTTCTGGACCATCCTGGGCAACGACGTCGTCTCGCTCAATAAGTTCAACTCGCACCCTGAACTGGCCAAGCTGAAGCCCTGGATCTCGCCCTTCTGGGTGGCGTCGggcctctccatcctcaactaTCCCACCAACTTCTTCGACCTCGTCACCCAGGGCCACGTCCGCATCCACGTCGACCACATCGACCACCTCTCCCAGGGCACAATCCACCTCTCCAACACCCCAGACCCTCTGTCCAACATCTCCGCCCTCATCGTCGCCTCAGGCTGGGAACCCACACCCTCAATCACCTTCCTCCccgcctccctcccctccctcctcggCTTCCCCAACGCCCCAGACCCCCTCCCCCAACCCCTCATCAGCGCAGCCGACACAGAGATCCTGCGCCGCTTCCCCCGCCTCGCAAAGCGCCCAACACACGCCTCCCCGTCGAAATACTCGCCTCTGGCACCAGACGCACAGACAGAGACCCAGTCGCTGCACCCCTACCGCCTGACGCGGTTCATGGTTCCCGCGTCGCCCCTCGCGGCCGAGCGCAGCGTCGCGTTCGCGGGCATCGCCATGACGATCAATACCCCCTTGCTTGCGCAGACTCAGGCCCTTTGGATCGCGGCATTCTTTTCCGACCGCTTGAGTTTGCAGGGGATCACCACTGAGCGGTGTCCGGTGGAGCTTGCCCGGAGCTATTGTCGGGAGGGTGGTGTTAAGAGCAGCGGGAAGGGTGTGGATGTAGATGTGAGTGAACAGGGTACAAATACAGACGCGGACATCCTATATGAAACGGCCCTGCACACGCAGTTCGGCGTGCATCGGTACCCCGGGGGTCTTGGACGGAGGAATCCGGACTTTGTCTTCGATGCGATTCCGTATGTGGATGTGCTTCTGAAGGATCTGGGGATTGAGggggcgaggaagagtgaCAGGGGGTGGAAGAGGTGTGTTGAGCCGTATGGGGTGGAGGATTAtgttgggcttgttggggagtggagggggagggacGAGAAGATTGTTGCGTAA
- a CDS encoding uncharacterized protein (COG:S;~EggNog:ENOG410PSZT;~SECRETED:SignalP(1-17)), with amino-acid sequence MHPTLLGLLGLTTLATARYALNIPPTLSTGPITADYLTPSLDQSDLDSPKLSHANASTFDWWHFDAIGIENPNASVAITFANAGPDGYPLDRPGIGNLTQPLPGNGTGTGLNGHSLWAHIWVTFADGRRFRHVQAVDSARMHGSGDSSVAIWHGAGGWMGSEEGYEVEFDVGDGVNITGGISMERITPSHSRCSTASDFSAALDIGDSGLGWVAVMPDAIARVDVNVNGERLSFEGYGYHDKVWSSRPFTSSTKSLQRGRAHLGLYSVLWLSYTSENNPNQEVVSSFLARDGENVNAGCADGSVTIIAGQEQTEGGLVSGFQVGIPGAQVNVAADNEERGGQGAHLRWNGRARGMVEGVDEEGVAIFERFEY; translated from the exons atgcATCCAACCCTCCTAGGCCTACTAGGCCTAACCACCCTAGCAACAGCCCGCTACGCCCTCAACATCCCGCCAACACTCTCCACGGGCCCCATAACCGCCGACTACCTCACGCCCTCCCTCGACCAATCCGACCTAGACAGCCCCAAGCTCTCGCACGCCAACGCCTCCACGTTCGACTGGTGGCACTTCGACGCAATCGGGATCGAGAACCCCAACGCCAGCGTCGCAATTACCTTTGCCAATGCCGGGCCCGACGGGTATCCGCTTGACAGGCCGGGCATTGGCAATTTGACGCAGCCTCTCCCGGGTAATGGGACTGGGACGGGGTTGAATGGGCACTCCCTCTGGGCGCATATCTGGGTGACTTTTGCGGACGGCAGGCGGTTTCGCCATGTGCAGGCTGTGGACAGTGCGCGGATGCATGGGAGTGGGGATTCCAGTGTGGCGATTTGGCATGGGGCtggtgggtggatggggagtgAGGAGGGGTATGAGGTTGAGTTtgatgttggggatggggtgaATATTACGGGGGGGATTAGTATGGAGAGG ATAACGCCCTCGCACTCCCGCTGCTCAACAGCCTCGGATTTCAGCGCTGCGCTTGATATCGGAGACTCGGGGCTCGGCTGGGTGGCTGTTATGCCGGATGCGATTGCCAGGGTGGATGTCAATGTGAATGGCGAGAGGCTGAGCTTCGAGGGGTATGGGTATCATGACAAG GTCTGGTCATCTCGCCCATTCACCTCATCCACAAAATCCCTGCAACGCGGACGAGCCCATCTAGGACTCTACTCGGTTCTCTGGCTGTCGTATACCAGTGAAAACAACCCGAACCAGGAAGTCGTGAGTTCGTTCCTGGCGCGGGACGGGGAGAATGTGAATGCAGGGTGTGCGGATGGATCAGTGACGATTATCGCCGGGCAAGAACAGACGGAGGGAGGGCTGGTCAGTGGGTTCCAGGTTGGGATCCCGGGGGCGCAGGTGAATGTTGCGGCTGATAACGAGGAGAGAGGGGGACAGGGGGCGCATCTGCGGTGGAATGGGAGGGCGAGAGGGATGGTGGAGggcgtggacgaggagggcgtGGCCATTTTCGAACGGTTTGAGTATTGA
- a CDS encoding putative C2H2 finger domain protein (COG:K;~EggNog:ENOG410PP1I;~InterPro:IPR036236,IPR013087;~PFAM:PF00096) — protein sequence MGPGLDIQQQPLNARRPAAPPLPSFELPTPSFSNGAVAALKYPQHHPHLPPPTSSVGNIIATQTAHAGDIPIATTATAAATTVTAPTLSAISSSPESTSYWASQGSYSGSAGRQPWTPGLNSSYSNRDPFSPSFNPSLHRNPATSTPGADTIPPGYDMNHLPPFHQPMGTAASAHAGMAPPMISAPPHPSVPSNDPYMAKSSSAPAYGAVQQLSSPTNAYQPYGGAQQPHPPPLAMHHAPPRVASNPPPPPPPPQQPPHLSYQRQPWPSYSLPAMTGPVMSNVHSPGGQMSIMGPLQSGILPGFNSGHVASMQQMYGGHPPHPMHGGAGPTNDRPFKCDKCPQSFNRNHDLKRHSRIHLAVKPYPCHNCDKQFSRKDALKRHQLVKGCKDELEKPVKQEVKVEETGEH from the exons ATGGGGCCCGGCCTGGacatccaacaacaacccttGAATGCACGTCGACCGGCTGCTCCGCCGCTGCCGAGTTTCGAGTTGCCTACACCGTCATTCAGCAACGGCGCCGTGGCCGCCTTGAAGTATCCCCAGCATCACccgcatcttcctccgccgacaTCTAGTGTCGGCAACATCATCGCGACCCAAACAGCACATGCTGGTGACATTCCGATTGCGACAACGGCGACTGCGGCTGCGACGACTGTGACTGCGCCGACGTTGAGCGCGATCTCGTCTTCTCCCGAGTCGACGTCTTACTGGGCCTCCCAAGGCTCGTATAGCGGAAGCGCTGGCCGTCAGCCTTGGACCCCAGGGCTCAACTCGTCCTACTCAAATCGAGATCCCTTTTCGCCATCATTCAACCCTTCTCTCCATCGCAACCCGGCGACCTCGACCCCCGGCGCCGATACCATCCCCCCAGGATACGATATGAACCATCTACCCCCGTTCCATCAGCCGATGGGGACAGCAGCATCCGCGCATGCTGGGATGGCCCCTCCGATGATAAGCGCTCCGCCGCATCCGTCTGTCCCGTCGAACGATCCGTACATGGCCAAATCTTCGTCTGCGCCGGCCTACGGAGCCGTCCAGCAGCTGTCGAGCCCGACGAACGCCTACCAGCCGTACGGAGGGGCACAAcaaccgcatcctccgccacTGGCGATGCATCACGCTCCGCCTCGGGTTGCCTCAAACCcgcctccgccaccaccaccaccacagcaaCCACCTCACCTAAGTTACCAACGCCAGCCGTGGCCGTCATATTCGCTGCCTGCCATGACAGGGCCGGTGATGTCCAACGTCCACAGCCCGGGTGGGCAGATGTCGATAATGGGCCCGTTGCAGTCGGGGATTCTCCCAGGCTTCAACAGCGGACATGTGGCTAGCATGCAGCAGATGTATGGCGGACACCCGCCACATCCGATGCACGGAGGCGCGGGCCCGACAAACGACCGGCCGTTCAAGTGCGACAAGTGTCCGCAGAGCTTCAACCGGAACCACGACCTGAAGCGACACAGTCGCATCCACCTTGCAGTCAAGCCGTATCCGTGCCATAACTGCGACAAGCAGTTTTCGCGCAAGGATGCATTGAAG CGCCATCAACTGGTCAAAGGCTGCAAGGATGAACTGGAGAAACCGGTCAAACAGGAAGTCAAGGTCGAGGAAACTGGCGAGCACTAA